The genome window GACTTACAGAGATTGAAGATGTGTTGAAAGAGACTCTTAAAAATTGGTTGTCTTTGGTTACCACAAATGTAGTTTCAATAGAGCTCGAAAACATGTCCATGATTCAGAACTTCAAAAATATGGAATAAGCGCATGTACAAACGTGGAAAACCGCGACGACAGATTCCCTATCAGTAGCGCATGCTACGTACAAATAAGAAGGCTTTCATGATTATTCGGGAGATACACGCCAAGAGTATTCTTACAGCCTCAAAAATTTTCCCCTATGTCATCAACCCATATGTCGGTTGCCAGCATGCCTGCACGTATTGCTATGCCCGATATATGAAGAGGTTCACCGGCCATAAGGAACCGTGGGGTACGTTCGTTGATGTGAAGATCAATGCGGCAGAGTTGCTTCGGAAAGAAATATGTAAGAAAAAGAAGGCGACAGTTTGGATTAGCGGTGTCTGTGATCCGTATCAGCCCTTAGAGAGAAGATATGAACTCACCAGGCAATGTTTGCAGATATTAATTAGCGAAGATTGGCCTGTGGTGATTCAGACCCGCTCTCCCCTGGTTCTCAGAGATATAGACATACTCAGGGGAGCAAAAAATATAGAAGTAGGGTTCTCCATAACGACCGCAGATGAGAGCATAAGAAAATTGTTTGAACCAGCTGCGCCGTCTATACCTGAGCGAATAAACGCTCTTGCGGAATTACATCGGCAGGGAATTCGGACCTATGCGATGATTGCTCCGATTCTTCCAGGTGCGGAAAAATTGATTAATCTGCTGGAAGGGGCTGTTGACTACATCTTGGTAGATCGCATGAACTATCACTATGCAGACTTTGTCTATAAAAAATATGGTTTGGAAGAGTACATGACAGAAGAATATTTCACTCAAGTAAGCCAGCAGATCAGGTCTGATTGCTTTCGTTTGGGTATTGAGTGCTCGGAGTAACCTGTGAGGCCAACGGCAAGGTTACGGCGCACGGTTTTTGGATATGATCTATCCTCAGAAAAAATTATAAAAGTCAGGCCAGTTGCGTAAATCCGGGCCTGACTTTTAGTAAACGCAATAAGTGTATTCGTGTAAAGAGCTTCGCTTACAGTGTTGTGTCAAGTTCAAGTTCAAATAATGCTTCTTTAGGAACTACAATTTGAATAATGTCTTTAAAACTTTTCTTTGATTTTTTGGGGAAATTTGGAATTATCAGGGGGGTGACCTCTAATAGTTCTTTATCTGCCGAATATATATTCAGATTAAACATTACTATCTCATAAGATTTATTTGTGTTGTTTTGAATTTGTCCCATGATCTCTGTAAAATCATCTATTCCAGACTTACGAGTCTTCACCGTTAACAACTCAAAATCAGCAGCAAATA of Aminobacterium sp. MB27-C1 contains these proteins:
- a CDS encoding radical SAM protein; translation: MIIREIHAKSILTASKIFPYVINPYVGCQHACTYCYARYMKRFTGHKEPWGTFVDVKINAAELLRKEICKKKKATVWISGVCDPYQPLERRYELTRQCLQILISEDWPVVIQTRSPLVLRDIDILRGAKNIEVGFSITTADESIRKLFEPAAPSIPERINALAELHRQGIRTYAMIAPILPGAEKLINLLEGAVDYILVDRMNYHYADFVYKKYGLEEYMTEEYFTQVSQQIRSDCFRLGIECSE